The following are encoded together in the Penicillium digitatum chromosome 3, complete sequence genome:
- a CDS encoding Cryptochrome/DNA photolyase, class 1, with the protein MPPKRKATEPAPEQPNGPQVSKKGRCDLHQPHPNAKKTEDFGIVLRQFYPPEMSNERCQAYIDGELERPIETLQNACRETADKRRSIDVGNAVVHWFKSDLRLHDSRALYTAYQISKEKQVPLIGLYIVSPEDWTAHLTSPARVDFTLRTLKRLQQDLGELDIPLYMETQVKRKAIPERIVELCQQWGAKSLFANIEYEVDELRRESKLVRLCVESDINFTPTHDTCVVTPGMLASQQGKQYSVYTPWYRSWLAFLKENPDYLEVSEEPGSNSGNARQQFKDLFDCQVPATPKMYLLSDEDQKRFEKLYPAGEHEALQRLDNFLEEKGKKYEEFRSMLSGEHTSALSPYFACGALSARTAVVAAKRTNKGHLDRHDPGYMTWISELAWRDFYKHVLVNWPFICMNKCFKPEHTNIEWEYDKDLFQAWCDGKTGFPIVDAAMRQLRHCAWMHNRTRMVVSSFLTKDLMLDWRRGERYFMENLIDGDFASNHGGWGFGSSTGVDPQPYFRIFNPLRQSERFDPEGDYIRQWVPELRDVSGNAIHEPYAKGAAAIAQKNGYPKPIVDHAESRGRALERFKSVIKK; encoded by the exons ATGCCACCAAAGAGGAAAGCCACGGAACCGGCTCCGGAACAGCCCAATGGTCCGCAGGTTAGTAAAAAGGGTCGTTGCGACTTGCACCAACCACACCCAAATGCAAAGAAAACCGAGGATTTCGGTATAGTCTTACGCCAATTCTATCCACCCGAGATGAGCAACGAGCGCTGCCAAGCATACATCGATGGCGAGCTGGAACGCCCCATTGAAACACTACAGAATGCTTGCCGGGAAACCGCTGACAAACGCCGATCAATCGACGTGGGTAACGCCGTGGTACATTGGTTCAAGAGCGATCTCCGGCTTCATGACAGTAGGGCGCTGTACACGGCCTACCAAATTTCGAAAGAGAAACAGGTCCCGTTGATAGGACTTTACATTGTCTCCCCCGAGGATTGGACGGCCCATTTGACTAGCCCCGCCCGAGTGGATTTCACCTTGCGCACCCTCAAGCGACTGCAACAGGACCTGGGAGAGTTGGATATTCCTCTGTACATGGAAACACAGGTGAAACGGAAGGCAATCCCGGAACGGATTGTGGAATTGTGTCAACAGTGGGGCGCGAAGAGCCTATTTGCAAACATCGAGTATGAGGTAGACGAACTGCGGCGTGAATCTAAGCTTGTTAGACTCTGTGTGGAGAGCGATATCAATTTTACTCCCACTCATGATACATGTGTGGTCACTCCGGGCATGCTGGCTAGCCAGCAAGGGAAACAATATTCCGTTTATACACCATGGTATCGATCTTGGTTGGCCTTTTTGAAAGAAAACCCGGACTATCTCGAAGTCTCCGAGGAACCCGGGTCAAATTCAGGGAATGCGCGCCAACAATTTAAGGACCTGTTCGATTGCCAAGTCCCAGCTACACCCAAAATGTACCTCTTATCAGACGAAGACCAGAAACGCTTCGAAAAGCTGTACCCGGCCGGTGAACATGAGGCTCTGCAGCGACTAGACAACTTTCTCGAGGAGAAAGGTAAAAAGTATGAGGAGTTCCGGAGCATGTTGTCTGGAGAGCACACTTCGGCCTTGAGTCCCTACTTTGCATGCGGGGCGCTCAGCGCCAGGACTGCTGTTGTCGCAGCGAAGAGGACCAACAAAGGCCACCTCGATCGACATGATCCTGGTTACATGACCTGGATCAGCGAGCTGGCCTGGCGTGACTTTTACAAGCATGTTTTGGTGAACTGGCCCTTCATTTG TATGAACAAATGTTTCAAGCCCGAGCATACCAATATTGAATGGGAATACGACAAGGACCTGTTCCAAGCCTGGTGCGATGGCAAGACAGGCTTCCCGATCGTCGATGCAGCAATGCGCCAGCTCCGTCACTGCGCGTGGATGCATAATCGTACGCGCATGGTCGTCTCATCATTCCTTACCAAAGACTTGATGCTCGACTGGCGCCGTGGTGAGCGCTACTTCATGGAGAATCTGATTGATGGCGATTTCGCGTCCAATCACGGCGGGTGGGGATTCGGGTCCAGCACTGGTGTGGACCCACAGCCATACTTCCGCATTTTCAATCCTCTTCGCCAGAGTGAGCGATTCGATCCAGAGGGGGACTACATTCGGCAGTGGGTTCCGGAATTACGCGACGTGTCTGGAAATGCCATCCACGAGCCTTACGCGAAGGGAGCGGCAGCCATCGCGCAGAAAAATGGCTACCCCAAGCCCATTGTTGACCATGCAGAGAGCCGAGGTCGAGCGTTGGAGCGGTTCAAGAGTGTAATTAAGAAGTAG
- a CDS encoding AMP-dependent synthetase/ligase, whose translation MAPVLLEPTIAVSQSSSLPFQVAVDRGVTNGVDLTLKARPWRLLHLADGLNLPPPAQEEHPDLHVQRLLQLAWVTTIRAFFCSTTLYIGQDYLNGQCYVGQAAHGYSKPTAQIHVDPHDSVGDLLRDSIEALGLISHVKATHNVHAGQAGEDPGFDVTIVYQKQPAKRILSGQDACIGSCQVCCDIPAKEASEVDSIFTGLRLSICHTSDDMLHSQLDVGNTGIGLSLATSLLNSFNQALSSIDGSSTQTIGSLELCSAHDRDQIIQFTKAIGPGNDALLHDLCLQHSKTTPDAPAVRSWDGDLTYRQLEELTSRLAHWLVGQGVKPGIYVACAFYKSTWAIVARLAILMAGGAYICVDGSDPPPYLASALERTQIRLMLTSTGYKEKFADRVEILFEVSEASVSGLPLLTSVPCSTVTPTDPCAVLFTSGSTGKPKGIVQEHRSYASALTDYIRVMGMGPHSRMFQFDSYTFDISNNDFLAPLIAGGCCCVPTRSLTMESLMNDMNDLEGNIMFATPSVAIDMEPDRVPTLEMMCIGGEPVSDAVLAKWLDRVQVVNQYGMGEIASLCAYNRNLQMGRGSVVGRPATGAIWIVNPDNPDQLMPVGAVGELLIEGPHLSKGYLDHVSGKSENFLTAPPVWMAQLHTDRPNHRLYRSGDLGRYNHDGTIELMGRKDSMLKLDGARVEAGQVEYVLRRNLSTGDAAVVDVLGVIDGQSDPILAVYLYLASNPMNMESGPVEKMEFRPISERQSVHGLTQSLSEAVRQSLPRYYVPALYILIDRVPRTKSKKTDRRKLHLLGQAYYMEHRDELEGITIWLDWSQI comes from the coding sequence ATGGCTCCAGTCCTATTAGAACCCACAATTGCTGTTTCCCAGTCTAGTTCTCTTCCATTCCAGGTAGCAGTCGATCGTGGTGTTACAAATGGAGTCGACCTCACTCTGAAGGCACGTCCTTGGCGACTTCTGCACCTCGCCGATGGCCTCAATCTTCCCCCGCCCGCCCAAGAAGAACATCCGGATCTTCATGTCCAGCGGCTACTTCAATTAGCTTGGGTCACTACTATCAGAGCATTTTTTTGCTCGACAACTCTATACATTGGTCAAGATTATCTAAACGGCCAGTGCTATGTAGGCCAAGCAGCTCATGGCTACTCGAAGCCAACCGCCCAGATCCATGTAGATCCTCATGATAGCGTGGGGGATCTCTTGCGTGATAGCATTGAGGCATTGGGCCTAATATCCCATGTCAAAGCTACGCACAACGTCCATGCTGGCCAGGCCGGCGAGGATCCTGGCTTCGATGTTACAATCGTCTACCAGAAGCAACCTGCGAAGCGCATCCTGTCTGGTCAGGATGCATGTATCGGCAGTTGTCAGGTCTGCTGTGACATACCGGCGAAAGAAGCATCGGAGGTAGACTCGATATTCACCGGTCTCCGCCTTTCGATATGCCATACCTCCGACGATATGTTACACTCCCAGTTGGACGTTGGAAACACGGGGATTGGACTCTCATTGGCTACAAGCCTCTTGAACAGTTTCAACCAGGCCCTATCGTCAATTGATGGCTCGTCCACACAGACGATCGGAAGCCTCGAGTTATGCTCGGCGCATGATCGTGATCAGATCATCCAATTCACCAAAGCCATCGGCCCCGGCAATGATGCTCTGCTACATGATCTTTGTTTACAACACTCAAAGACAACACCCGATGCTCCCGCCGTTCGCTCCTGGGATGGGGATCTGACATATCGCCAACTTGAGGAACTGACTTCTCGCTTGGCACACTGGCTAGTGGGACAAGGCGTCAAACCAGGTATCTATGTTGCTTGCGCTTTCTACAAATCCACATGGGCTATCGTGGCCAGACTGGCTATCCTCATGGCTGGCGGTGCATACATTTGCGTCGATGGCTCTGATCCACCACCATACCTTGCATCCGCCCTCGAGCGCACCCAGATAAGGTTAATGCTCACATCAACCGGGTACAAGGAAAAGTTTGCCGATCGTGTCGAAATTCTCTTCGAGGTCAGCGAGGCTTCGGTTTCCGGTCTGCCATTGTTGACTTCAGTCCCGTGCTCAACCGTCACCCCCACCGACCCTTGTGCTGTGCTTTTCACATCCGGCAGCACGGGAAAGCCTAAGGGGATCGTCCAGGAGCACCGTAGCTATGCCTCCGCGTTGACGGATTACATCCGAGTCATGGGCATGGGACCGCATAGCCGGATGTTCCAATTCGATTCGTACACCTTCGACATCAGCAACAACGACTTCCTGGCCCCTCTGATAGCCGGTGGATGCTGTTGTGTTCCCACTAGATCTTTGACAATGGAATCACTGATGAATGATATGAACGATTTGGAGGGGAACATAATGTTTGCAACACCCTCAGTCGCCATCGACATGGAACCAGACCGCGTCCCCACACTGGAAATGATGTGCATCGGCGGCGAGCCCGTCTCAGACGCGGTACTGGCGAAATGGCTGGACCGCGTGCAGGTGGTAAACCAATATGGCATGGGcgagatagcttctctctgcGCATATAATCGCAATCTCCAGATGGGTCGCGGGTCAGTAGTCGGTCGTCCTGCTACCGGTGCGATATGGATTGTCAACCCTGACAACCCAGACCAACTGATGCCCGTTGGAGCTGTCGGCGAACTCCTCATCGAGGGCCCCCATCTCTCGAAGGGATATCTAGATCACGTCTCTGGGAAATCGGAGAACTTCCTCACCGCGCCACCAGTCTGGATGGCCCAGCTCCACACCGATAGGCCGAATCATCGTCTCTATCGGTCCGGAGATCTGGGCCGATACAACCACGATGGGACAATCGAGCTGATGGGCCGCAAAGATAGCATGCTGAAGCTAGACGGAGCCCGTGTCGAGGCTGGCCAAGTGGAATACGTTCTCCGGCGCAATCTGTCCACCGGCGATGCAGCGGTTGTAGATGTTCTTGGTGTGATCGATGGACAAAGTGATCCTATTCTTGCCGTCTACTTATACTTGGCGAGTAACCCGATGAACATGGAAAGTGGTCCGGTTGAGAAGATGGAGTTTCGTCCGATCAGCGAGAGACAGTCCGTGCATGGGCTCACCCAGTCGCTGAGCGAGGCCGTCCGCCAGAGCTTGCCCAGGTACTATGTTCCTGCGCTGTATATTCTTATTGACAGAGTCCCGCGCACCAAGTCTAAAAAGACAGATCGACGGAAGCTTCATCTGTTGGGACAGGCTTATTATATGGAGCATCGAGATGAGCTGGAGGGGATTACTATCTGGTTGGATTGGAGTCAGATCTAA
- a CDS encoding C6 transcription factor, putative yields MESQGDQPSPGPDSVEVELANGKRRWRRNRVACDSCHTRRVRCDRAFPCSRCLRGDISCQFTRERRKRGRIARSKAKFGNANAEEETAPDPTVGKQADEEQNRGSQSQQALSPVNNNSPVSTFQQRSPASNEISAVSAHSVDNPRSVPDHPPPQREELAANITEEWLSAAHLSPDSYDLLAGTGGSDAPLPRLMDIWNPVDFAGQRPVQHAPPIPSVSGANFPRQRRPSSFRSPLKYPVLEPLMPFLESNLPHRLVCDLLELYFTSAFSTHMHPVCHHIHCYVLRKTSFLSADRPRPTSPALLASMLWVAAVDDRAFSLSISPLQRRRICQFLCALIIRLLRPLIHVSFKDQDPFRAENVTNHEFSAGAHHPFEGVGDDKGLVGPAGSLDDVITYIHVASIVSSSEQKAASMRWWHAAFTLARELKLNQEMEITPTIDSMSDGSSPSFGYGLGGWPGSPGGLGLDYSNTSRASLNCVCDKSHDLQNGTITEEHREERRRTWWLLYIMDRHLALCYNRPLALLDAESEDLLLPLDENSWQAGIIHSNSPRPDGPQCPRSGDQNKRRIFPNFICHDHSILGFFLPLMTITGELIDLNQARNHPTLGVRLQGKEAWEVHVSEVLRQLEVYKASLTTFATATAADPAASSTTAYANKPDPVDPQLSQAYSWHAQTVIAYSSYLTHVLHILLVGKWDPVSLIEDKDFWTSSPAFASTISHALEAADSVQQILRFDPDVSFMPYFFGIQLLQGSFLLLLIVERLQKEAGEGILNACETMIRATESCVVTLNTEYQRSFRQVMRSAVAQARGRPVNSSEIRHRRKAVLALYRWTRKGTGLAL; encoded by the exons ATGGAGTCCCAGGGTGATCAGCCGTCTCCGGGCCCCGACTCGGTCGAGGTTGAGCTAGCAAACGGCAAGCGACGATGGCGCCGAAACAGAGTCGCCTGCGACTCATGCCATACTCGCCGTGTACGATGCGACCGTGCTTTTCCCTGCTCGAGATGCCTGCGTGGTGATATAAGCTGCCAATTTACCCGCGAGCGCCGGAAACGAGGACGTATCGCAAGATCGAAGGCGAAATTTGGAAACGCGAatgccgaggaagagacaGCCCCAGACCCCACCGTGGGGAAACAGGCCGACGAGGAACAAAATCGTGGGTCACAATCGCAGCAGGCGCTGTCACCGGTGAACAATAATTCTCCTGTATCGACCTTCCAGCAGCGATCACCGGCATCAAATGAGATCAGCGCCGTCTCGGCGCACAGTGTTGACAACCCTCGGTCTGTGCCGGATCATCCACCACCGCAGCGGGAAGAGCTCGCCGCGAACATTACGGAGGAATGGCTTTCAGCGGCGCATCTATCGCCAGACTCATATGATCTGCTTGCAGGCACGGGTGGCAGCGACGCGCCTCTGCCCCGTTTGATGGACATTTGGAATCCGGTTGATTTCGCTGGACAACGACCAGTTCAGCACGCCCCTCCTATACCGTCTGTGTCAGGGGCGAACTTTCCGAGACAAAGACGTCCATCGAGCTTCCGGTCGCCATTGAAGTACCCTGTATTGGAACCTCTCATGCCATTCCTCGAATCGAACCTCCCGCATCGACTGGTGTGCGATCTGCTTGAACTCTACTTTACCAGCGCTTTCTCAACCCACATGCATCCTGTGTGCCATCATATCCATTGCTATGTCCTACGGAAGACTTCCTTTCTAAGTGCTGATCGCCCTAGGCCGACTAGTCCTGCCTTGCTGGCAAGTATGCTGTGGGTAGCTGCTGTCGATGATCGCGCCTTCTCTTTATCCATCTCACCATTACAACGGAGAAGGATATGCCAGTTTCTCTGTGCGTTGATAATTCGCTTACTGCGACCTTTGATACATGTCTCGTTCAAAGACCAAGATCCATTCCGCGCGGAAAATGTGACCAACCATGAATTTTCAGCCGGGGCTCACCACCCATTTGAAGGAGTCGGAGATGACAAAGGGCTGGTAGGCCCCGCTGGATCATTAGACGATGTCATTACGTATATTCATGTGGCCTCGATTGTCTCCTCTAGTGAACAGAAGGCTGCAAGTATGAGATG GTGGCATGCGGCCTTTACACTAGCTCGAGAACTCAAATTGAACCAGGAGATGGAAATAACACCCACTATCGACAGCATGAGCGATGGGTCAAGCCCGTCCTTCGGCTACGGTCTAGGTGGATGGCCTGGTTCCCCAGGTGGGCTGGGCTTGGACTATTCGAACACCTCGCGTGCAAGCCTGAATTGCGTATGTGATAAGAGCCATGACTTGCAAAATGGAACTATTACAGAAGAGCATCGCGAAGAGCGGCGCAGAACCTGGTGGCTGCTCTACATCATGGATCGCCACCTCGCATTATGCTATAATCGTCCGCTAGCTCTACTCGATGCCGAAAGCGAAGACCTATTGCTTCCACTGGATGAAAACTCTTGGCAAGCCGGGATCATTCACAGCAACAGTCCTCGTCCAGATGGCCCTCAATGCCCCCGGTCGGGCGACCAAAACAAACGTCGCATTTTCCCCAACTTCATCTGCCACGACCACTCTATCCTTGGATTTTTCCTCCCGCTCATGACGATCACGGGCGAACTAATCGACCTAAATCAGGCACGAAATCACCCTACTCTTGGTGTCCGACTTCAAGGAAAAGAAGCGTGGGAGGTTCACGTGTCGGAAGTGCTGCGTCAACTTGAGGTCTACAAAGCTAGTCTCACCACCTTTGCGACGGCGACAGCGGCAGACCCAGCGGCCTCATCGACGACTGCCTACGCCAATAAACCCGACCCTGTCGATCCGCAATTGTCTCAGGCCTATTCTTGGCATGCCCAAACCGTGATTGCCTATTCCTCCTACCTAACCCACGTCCTCCACATCCTACTCGTCGGAAAATGGGACCCTGTCTCACTCATCGAAGACAAGGATTTCTGGACATCGTCCCCGGCCTTTGCATCCACCATCTCCCACGCACTGGAAGCTGCAGATTCCGTGCAACAAATCCTCCGCTTCGACCCGGACGTCAGTTTCATGCCTTACTTCTTTGGTATCCAGCTACTGCAAGGCAGTTTTCTCCTTCTGCTTATCGTCGAGCGCCTACAAAAGGAAGCAGGAGAGGGGATACTCAACGCCTGCGAGACCATGATCCGAGCCACCGAATCATGCGTCGTCACTCTCAACACGGAGTACCAGCGTAGCTTCCGGCAGGTGATGCGCTCTGCGGTCGCCCAGGCTCGGGGTCGCCCAGTCAACTCCAGTGAAATTCGGCATCGCCGAAAAGCGGTTCTCGCACTTTACCGCTGGACGCGAAAGGGGACGGGTTTAGCCCTGTAA